In Nicotiana tabacum cultivar K326 chromosome 2, ASM71507v2, whole genome shotgun sequence, the following proteins share a genomic window:
- the LOC107789130 gene encoding sucrose synthase, producing the protein MAGSGLSIKESLEESILAHPDEILALKSRIETEGKGVMKPVDLLNHLVSVTSKTNGVNVVPSALVEVLSCSQEAVIVPPKLALAVRPRPGVWEYLSLNLKTKKVAELSIPEYLQLKENTVDESGNILELDFEPFTTVTTPKTLSDSIGNGLEFLNRHIASKMFLDKEIAKCLLDFLRNHNYKGKSLMVKESIQSLESFQLVLKKAEEYLHTLNPETPYSKFESKFEEIGLERGWGNTAERVQDTISHLLHLLEAPNASSLENFLGRIPLVFNVVILTPHGYFAQDNVLGYPDTGGQVVYILDQVPAMEREMLHRMKLQGLDDIIPRILVVTRLLPDAVGTTCGEWMEKVYGAEHSHIIRVPFRTEKGMLRKWISRFEVWPYMETFTEDVAEELVKELQAKPDLIIGNYSEGNLAASLLAKKFGATQCTIAHALEKTKYPNSDLNWKKFDDKYHFSSQFTADLFAMNHTDFIITSTFQEIAGSKNTVGQYESHTAFTMPGLYRVVHGINSFDPKFNIVSPGADMSIYFPYTEKEKRLTNFHPEIEELLYSPVENKDHLCVLKDQNKPILFTMARLDRVKNLTGLVEWYAKNARLRELVNLVVVGGDRRKESKDLEEQAEMKKMYDLIETYNLNGQFRWISSQMNRVRNGELYRYIADTRGAFVQPAFYEAFGLTVVESMTCGLPTFATCNGGPFEIIVNGKSGFHIDPNQGDKAADMLVNFFEKSKEDPSYWDTISKGGLQRILEKYTWQIYSQKVITLSGIYGFWKYATKNDKVASAKKRYLEMFYEFGFKKSAEKVPLAIDE; encoded by the exons ATGGCAGGCAGTGGTCTTAGCATTAAGGAAAGTTTGGAGGAATCCATTTTGGCTCATCCAGATGAAATTTTGGCTCTCAAGTCAAG GATTGAAACTGAAGGGAAAGGGGTAATGAAACCAGTTGATCTCTTGAACCATTTGGTTTCTGTTACTAGTAAAACAAATGGAGTAAATGTTGTACCTAGTGCACTTGTGGAAGTTCTCAGTTGCAGCCAAGAAGCTGTGATTGTACCACCAAAACTAGCACTAGCTGTACGTCCGAGGCCCGGTGTATGGGAGTACTTGTCACTGAATCTTAAGACAAAGAAAGTGGCTGAATTGAGCATTCCTGAGTACCTTCAATTGAAAGAGAATACTGTTGATGAAAG TGGAAACATCTTGGAGTTGGATTTTGAGCCATTTACAACTGTTACAACACCAAAAACACTTTCTGACTCTATTGGCAATGGTTTGGAGTTTCTTAATCGCCACATTGCTTCGAAAATGTTTCTTGATAAGGAGATTGCCAAGTGCCTCCTTGACTTTCTCAGAAACCATAACTACAAAGGAAAG TCATTGATGGTGAAAGAAAGCATTCAAAGCCTGGAGAGTTTCCAACTTGTTCTGAAAAAAGCAGAGGAATATTTGCACACACTGAATCCAGAAACTCCATACTCCAAATTTGAATCCAAGTTTGAAGAGATTGGCTTGGAAAGAGGGTGGGGAAACACCGCTGAACGCGTGCAAGACACCATTAGTCATCTTTTGCATCTCCTTGAGGCTCCTAACGCGTCTTCCTTGGAAAATTTCCTTGGTAGAATCCCATTGGTTTTCAATGTTGTGATTCTCACCCCACATGGTTATTTTGCTCAAGATAATGTCTTGGGCTATCCTGACACTGGTGGCCAG GTTGTTTACATTCTTGATCAAGTTCCAGCTATGGAGCGTGAGATGCTTCATCGTATGAAGCTTCAAGGACTCGACGATATCATCCCTCGCATCCTTGTT GTAACTAGGCTGCTGCCTGATGCTGTAGGAACCACTTGTGGCGAGTGGATGGAGAAAGTATATGGGGCAGAACATTCTCATATAATTCGTGTTCCATTTAGAACTGAGAAAGGAATGTTGCGCAAATGGATCTCACGATTCGAAGTCTGGCCATACATGGAAACTTTCACTGAG GATGTTGCAGAAGAACTTGTCAAAGAATTGCAAGCTAAACCAGACTTGATAATTGGAAACTACAGTGAGGGAAATCTTGCTGCCTCATTGCTTGCTAAGAAATTTGGGGCTACTCAGTGTACTATTGCTCATGCCTTGGAAAAAACTAAGTATCCAAACTCTGACCTTAATTGGAAGAAGTTTGATGACAAGTATCATTTCTCAAGTCAGTTCACTGCTGATCTTTTTGCCATGAATCACACTGATTTCATTATCACCAGCACTTTCCAAGAAATTGCTGGAAG CAAGAACACTGTAGGACAGTATGAGAGTCATACTGCTTTTACCATGCCTGGATTGTATCGAGTAGTCCATGGAATCAATTCGTTTGATCCAAAGTTCAACATTGTCTCCCCTGGGGCTGATATGTCAATCTACTTCCCTTACACTGAGAAGGAGAAAAGACTAACCAACTTCCACCCGGAAATTGAAGAACTCCTCTACAGTCCTGTTGAGAATAAGGACCACTT ATGTGTGTTGAAGGACCAGAACAAGCCAATTCTCTTTACCATGGCAAGGCTAGATCGCGTGAAGAATCTAACAGGGCTCGTGGAATGGTATGCAAAGAATGCAAGGCTAAGGGAGCTCGTTAACCTTGTGGTTGTAGGCGGAGACAGAAGGAAAGAATCCAAAGATTTAGAAGAGCAAGCAGAGATGAAGAAGATGTATGATCTTATCGAAACATACAACCTGAATGGCCAATTCAGGTGGATTTCTTCCCAAATGAATCGTGTGAGGAACGGAGAACTTTATCGATACATTGCAGACACGAGGGGTGCTTTCGTTCAACCAGCATTTTATGAGGCATTTGGTTTGACAGTTGTTGAGTCTATGACTTGTGGTTTGCCAACTTTTGCTACTTGTAATGGTGGACCATTTGAGATTATAGTGAATGGAAAATCTGGTTTCCATATTGATCCTAATCAAGGTGACAAGGCTGCTGATATGTTGGTTAATTTCTTCGAAAAATCTAAAGAAGATCCAAGTTATTGGGATACTATTTCCAAGGGTGGTCTGCAGCGTATTCTTGAAAA GTATACATGGCAAATTTATTCACAGAAAGTGATCACATTATCTGGGATTTATGGATTCTGGAAATATGCAACCAAGAATGACAAAGTTGCTAGTGCGAAGAAGCGCTATCTTGAAATGTTTTATGAATTTGGGTTTAAGAAATCA GCTGAGAAAGTTCCATTGGCTATTGATGAATAG